A stretch of Strix aluco isolate bStrAlu1 chromosome 16, bStrAlu1.hap1, whole genome shotgun sequence DNA encodes these proteins:
- the LOC141930685 gene encoding acrosin-like, whose translation MPLAAMRLLPLLILLALCWPAHGAWDSCGTCGLRPMAAHSGTSRVVGGTDAQPGAWPWIVSIQDPYAAGTGHICGGSLISPQWVLTAAHCFIKARHITMWRVVIGATQLTHLGPEAQVRNIKRLLVHEHYSSISEENDIALLELDQPVQCSYYVQLACVPDASLRVSKLTTCYVSGWGSTTARAAGSTDVLQEAKVHLINVRLCNSSRWYAGAVHPHNLCAGYPQGGIDTCQGDSGGPLVCKDKNADHFWLVGVTSWGKGCARAKQPGVYTSTQHFYDWILVQMGLHPAATATPTPRPVFTSTPFQKPRPTTQTGSSTPCPFPRQKLAEFFKLLQELLQGLWGKEAPAAA comes from the exons atgccgctGGCAGCGATGcgtttgctcccgctcctcatcctgctggccctgtgctggcctgcgcacggcgcctgggacagctgtgg gacctgcgggctgcggcccatggctgctcactccggcaccTCGCGCGTCGTGGGGGGCACAGatgcccagccaggggcctggccctggatcgtgagcatccaggatccctacgcagcaggcacggggcacatatgcggagggtccctcatcagccctcagtgggtcctcacagcagcccactgcttcatcaaggccag gcacatcaccatgtggcgcgtggtgatcggggccacccagttgactcatctgggcccggaggcccaagtgcgcaacaTTAAACGGCTtctggttcacgaacactacagtaGTATCTCGGAGGAGAACGatattgcgctgctggagttggaccagcctgtccagtgcagctactacgtacagctcgcctgcgtgcccgacgcctccctgcgagtgtccaAGCTGACGACCTGCTACGTTagtggctgggggtccacgacggcgagag ccgcaggatcaacggatgtcctgcaggaggccaaggttcACCTCATCAACGTCcgcctctgcaacagcagccggtggtacgcaggggccgtccacccccacaacctgtgtgCTGGCTacccgcagggcggcatcgacacctgccag ggtgacagcggtggtcctcttgtctgcaaagataagaatgctgaccacttctggcttgttggggtgaccagctgggggaaaggctgcgcaagagcaaaacagcctggagtctacacctccactcagcacttttatgaTTGGATCTTGGtgcagatggggctgcacccagcagcaacggctactccaacgccacggccagtcttcacatcAACACCCTTTCAGAAGCCGAGGCCAACAACGCAAACGGGCAGCTCTACGCCCTGTCCATTTCCACGCCAGAAGCTGGCGGAAttctttaagctgctgcaggagctcctgcagggcctgtgggggaaagaggctccagcagcagcatga
- the LOC141930686 gene encoding acrosin-like yields MPLAAMRLLPLLILLALCWPAHGAWDSCGTCGLRPMAAHSGTSRVVGGTDAQPGAWPWIVSIQDPYAAGTGHICGGSLISPQWVLTAAHCFIKARHITMWRVVIGATQLTHLGPEAQVRNIKRLLVHEHYSSISEENDIALLELDQPVQCSYYVQLACVPDASLRVSKLTTCYVSGWGSTTARAAGSTDVLQEAKVHLINVRLCNSSRWYAGAVHPHNLCAGYPQGGIDTCQGDSGGPLVCKDKNADHFWLVGVTSWGKGCARAKQPGVYTSTQHFYDWILVQMGLHPAATATPTPRPVFTSTPFQKPRPTTQTGSSTPCPFPRQKLAEFFKLLQELLQGLWGKEAPAAA; encoded by the exons atgccgctGGCAGCGATGcgtttgctcccgctcctcatcctgctggccctgtgctggcctgcgcacggcgcctgggacagctgtgg gacctgcgggctgcggcccatggctgctcactccggcaccTCGCGCGTCGTGGGGGGCACAGatgcccagccaggggcctggccctggatcgtgagcatccaggatccctacgcagcaggcacggggcacatatgcggagggtccctcatcagcccgcagtgggtcctcacagcagcccactgcttcatcaaggccag gcacatcaccatgtggcgcgtggtgatcggggccacccagttgactcatctgggcccggaggcccaagtgcgcaacaTTAAACGGCTtctggttcacgaacactacagtaGTATCTCGGAGGAGAACGatattgcgctgctggagttggaccagcctgtccagtgcagctactacgtacagctcgcctgcgtgcccgacgcctccctgcgagtgtccaAGCTGACGACCTGCTACGTTagtggctgggggtccacgacggcgagag ccgcaggatcaacggatgtcctgcaggaggccaaggttcACCTCATCAACGTCcgcctctgcaacagcagccggtggtacgcaggggccgtccacccccacaacctgtgtgCTGGCTacccgcagggcggcatcgacacctgccag ggtgacagcggtggtcctcttgtctgcaaagataagaatgctgaccacttctggcttgttggggtgaccagctgggggaaaggctgcgcaagagcaaaacagcctggagtctacacctccactcagcacttttatgaTTGGATCTTGGtgcagatggggctgcacccagcagcaacggctactccaacgccacggccagtcttcacatcAACACCCTTTCAGAAGCCGAGGCCAACAACGCAAACGGGCAGCTCTACGCCCTGTCCATTTCCACGCCAGAAGCTGGCGGAAttctttaagctgctgcaggagctcctgcagggcctgtgggggaaagaggctccagcagcagcatga